In Actinoplanes derwentensis, the following proteins share a genomic window:
- a CDS encoding AraC family transcriptional regulator → MISVLNRLVEIVEEGLTGDFDVTAVARGLGTTEYHLRRMFSSLAGMPLSEYVRRRRMTVAAADVVQGEVDLLTVAVRHGYGSVEAFGRAFRAVHGAGPGEVRRDGGPLRSQPRLGFRLTVDGSERMDARIADRPGFRLVGFAVRVPLVHRGVNPHIRRHVAALPAAEHVRLKALGDTVPGGLLAVSDDLDPDRAEGSELTYLHGVAVLPGTPVPEEFDVIEVPAGRWVVVRAAGPHPQSLQKVWAATATEWFPSNPWRQRPGPEIVAVLDRGADLSTATCELWLPVEPAPLTPTSGPP, encoded by the coding sequence GTGATCTCGGTGCTGAATCGGCTTGTGGAGATCGTCGAGGAGGGGCTGACCGGGGACTTCGACGTCACGGCGGTGGCGCGGGGGCTGGGTACTACCGAGTATCACCTTCGCCGGATGTTCTCCTCGTTGGCGGGCATGCCGCTGTCGGAGTATGTGCGTCGTCGTCGGATGACCGTTGCCGCCGCCGATGTCGTTCAGGGTGAGGTGGACCTGTTGACGGTTGCCGTTCGGCACGGGTACGGGTCGGTGGAGGCCTTCGGGCGGGCGTTTCGGGCGGTGCACGGGGCTGGGCCCGGGGAAGTGCGCCGGGATGGAGGGCCGCTGCGGAGTCAGCCTCGGCTCGGGTTTCGGCTTACCGTTGACGGGAGCGAGCGGATGGATGCCCGGATCGCCGACCGGCCCGGGTTTCGGCTCGTCGGGTTCGCCGTTCGGGTTCCGCTGGTTCACCGAGGGGTCAACCCGCACATTCGGCGGCATGTCGCGGCGCTTCCGGCGGCGGAGCACGTTCGGTTGAAGGCCCTCGGTGACACTGTGCCGGGTGGTCTGCTCGCGGTCAGCGACGACCTTGATCCGGACCGGGCCGAGGGCAGTGAGCTGACCTATCTGCACGGGGTCGCGGTGTTGCCGGGCACGCCGGTCCCCGAAGAGTTCGACGTCATCGAAGTCCCGGCCGGACGGTGGGTGGTCGTCCGGGCCGCCGGGCCGCATCCGCAGAGCCTGCAGAAAGTCTGGGCCGCGACCGCGACCGAGTGGTTCCCGTCGAATCCGTGGCGTCAGCGGCCCGGTCCGGAGATCGTCGCGGTGCTCGATCGGGGCGCCGATCTCAGCACCGCGACCTGTGAGCTCTGGCTGCCCGTCGAACCGGCTCCGCTGACCCCCACCTCCGGCCCGCCGTGA
- a CDS encoding pyridoxal phosphate-dependent aminotransferase, producing MKQAQRLKAVRYDIRGPVLRRATELEDAGHKIIKLNIGNPAPWGLATPTPIVADMVHNLNAAQGYSDARGIYSARVAVAQKYQLQGVTEVQPEDVMLGNGVSELIVMSLQALLDNGDEVLVPAPDYPLWTGAVTLCGGRAVHYRCDESNGWQPDLEHLASRITANTRAMVIINPNNPTGAVYSREVLEGMLNLARRHGLLVFADEIYDKIIYDEAVHHTAAAIAPDVPMISMGGLSKTHRAAGFRSGWLAITGFGLQDTDYLEGLQLLANMRLCPNVPAQHAIQTALGGYQSIEPLVRPGGRLYDQREHAWRSLTAIPGVECFRPDGALYLFARLNPEIHKIRDDERLIIDLLESKHLLLSHGSGFNIDTSDHVRFVFLAPVDVLDEAIGRFSDFLSTYRQ from the coding sequence GTGAAGCAGGCGCAACGGCTCAAGGCTGTCCGATACGACATTCGCGGGCCGGTCCTGCGCCGGGCAACGGAGCTGGAGGACGCCGGTCACAAGATCATCAAGCTGAACATCGGCAATCCGGCGCCCTGGGGCCTCGCCACGCCGACACCGATCGTCGCCGACATGGTCCACAATCTGAACGCCGCGCAGGGTTACAGCGACGCGCGCGGCATCTACTCGGCGCGGGTCGCTGTCGCCCAGAAGTACCAGCTCCAGGGCGTCACCGAAGTCCAGCCGGAAGACGTGATGCTCGGCAACGGCGTCTCCGAGCTGATCGTGATGTCGCTGCAGGCGCTGCTCGACAACGGCGACGAGGTGCTGGTCCCGGCCCCGGACTACCCGCTGTGGACCGGCGCGGTGACCCTGTGTGGCGGCCGGGCGGTGCACTACCGCTGCGACGAGAGCAACGGCTGGCAGCCCGACCTGGAACACCTGGCGTCCCGGATCACCGCGAACACCCGAGCCATGGTGATCATCAACCCGAACAACCCGACCGGCGCGGTCTACTCCCGCGAGGTCCTCGAGGGCATGCTGAACCTGGCCCGCCGCCACGGCCTGCTGGTCTTCGCCGACGAGATCTACGACAAGATCATCTACGACGAGGCGGTCCACCACACCGCCGCCGCGATCGCCCCCGACGTCCCGATGATCAGCATGGGCGGCCTGTCGAAAACCCACCGCGCCGCCGGCTTCCGCTCCGGCTGGCTGGCGATCACCGGTTTCGGCCTGCAGGACACCGACTATCTGGAAGGCCTCCAGCTGCTGGCCAACATGCGCCTGTGCCCCAACGTGCCGGCCCAGCACGCCATCCAGACAGCGCTGGGCGGCTACCAGAGCATCGAGCCGTTGGTCCGCCCCGGCGGCCGCCTCTACGACCAGCGCGAACACGCGTGGCGCTCCCTGACGGCGATCCCCGGCGTCGAGTGCTTCCGCCCCGACGGAGCCCTCTACCTGTTCGCCCGCCTGAACCCAGAGATCCACAAGATCCGCGACGACGAGCGCCTGATCATCGATCTGCTGGAGTCGAAACACCTGCTCCTGTCCCATGGTAGCGGCTTCAACATCGACACTTCCGACCACGTCCGCTTCGTCTTCCTGGCCCCCGTAGACGTCCTGGACGAGGCGATCGGCCGCTTCAGCGATTTCCTCTCGACATACCGCCAGTAA
- a CDS encoding class I SAM-dependent methyltransferase produces MDDRYPAEALDWLLPDSTPRVVELGAGTGRLTRRLRARGLDVVAVDPSAAMLTELRRALPEVVTHVGGTEQIPLPAGSADVVVAGESWHWADPERALPEVVRVLRPGGRLALIWNARDDRVDWAARLGEIIGSPDARRHPRLGPPFGPADRATFGWTHPLRPDQLIELVTGRSNIVLLPADERAAVLAQVRQLLATHPALLGRGSHALPYVTECLSATALTRP; encoded by the coding sequence GTGGATGACCGGTACCCGGCCGAGGCTCTCGACTGGCTGCTGCCCGACAGCACGCCGCGGGTCGTCGAGCTCGGCGCCGGAACCGGGCGGCTCACCCGGCGGCTGCGGGCCCGCGGCCTGGACGTGGTGGCGGTGGACCCGTCCGCCGCGATGCTCACCGAACTGCGCCGCGCCCTGCCCGAGGTGGTCACCCACGTCGGCGGCACCGAACAGATCCCGCTGCCGGCCGGCTCCGCCGACGTCGTGGTGGCCGGCGAGAGCTGGCACTGGGCCGACCCGGAGCGGGCACTACCCGAGGTGGTCCGGGTGCTGCGGCCCGGCGGCCGGCTGGCCCTGATCTGGAACGCCCGCGACGACCGCGTCGACTGGGCCGCCCGCCTCGGCGAGATCATCGGCAGCCCCGACGCCCGCCGCCATCCCCGGCTCGGCCCGCCGTTCGGCCCCGCCGACCGCGCCACCTTCGGGTGGACCCACCCGCTGCGCCCGGACCAGCTGATCGAACTGGTCACCGGCCGCAGCAACATCGTCCTGCTGCCGGCCGACGAACGCGCCGCCGTCCTGGCCCAGGTCCGCCAGTTGCTCGCCACCCATCCGGCCCTGCTCGGTCGTGGCTCGCACGCGCTGCCCTACGTCACCGAATGCCTGTCGGCCACCGCGCTGACCCGCCCCTGA
- a CDS encoding CsbD family protein produces MSITDKVKNKAEELTGKAKQSVGQATDNERLIAEGKAQETAAHAKQAGEHVKDAGKDVRDTFS; encoded by the coding sequence ATGAGCATCACCGACAAGGTCAAGAACAAGGCCGAGGAACTGACCGGCAAGGCCAAGCAGAGCGTCGGCCAGGCGACCGACAACGAGCGCCTCATCGCCGAGGGCAAGGCCCAGGAGACCGCGGCGCACGCCAAGCAGGCCGGTGAGCACGTCAAGGACGCCGGCAAGGACGTTCGCGACACCTTCAGCTAG
- a CDS encoding KamA family radical SAM protein — translation MGEPDAGQPYEYRRRELTEPDWTRFPGWRDVTAAQWQSAQWQRVNCVKNARQLRAVLGDLVDESFYTDLETDQRQLATMSMLLPPQMINTMVPDRVPDTAAFHADPIRRYMLPVASDRRADWPSHPHAARDSLHEHDMWVAEGLTHRYPTKVLAELLSTCPQYCGHCTRMDLVGNSTPTVAKLKLLQKPADRYEAHLAYLKTHPGVRDVVVSGGDVANVPWKQLEQYLMGLLSVPTVRDIRLATKALAGLPQHWLQDDVVEGMHRVAVTAERRGVNLAVHTHVNHVNSLTPTVARAVRTLLEVGVRDVRNQGVLMRGVNAGVTELLDLCFALQGEAGILPYYFYMCDMIPNAEHWRVPVWQAQQLQHDMMGYLPGYATPRIVCDVPFVGKRWVHMIADYDREHGISYWTKNYRTSIEADDSDALGKQFAYYDPIDSLPESGQAWWRKQQQ, via the coding sequence GTGGGAGAACCCGACGCAGGCCAGCCGTATGAATACCGGCGGCGCGAGCTGACCGAGCCGGACTGGACCCGGTTCCCCGGCTGGCGCGACGTCACCGCCGCTCAGTGGCAGTCCGCCCAGTGGCAGCGGGTCAACTGCGTCAAGAACGCCCGGCAGCTCCGCGCCGTGCTCGGCGACCTGGTCGACGAGAGCTTCTACACCGACCTGGAGACCGACCAGAGGCAGCTGGCCACCATGTCGATGCTGCTGCCACCCCAGATGATCAACACGATGGTCCCGGACCGGGTTCCGGACACGGCCGCGTTCCACGCCGACCCGATCCGCCGTTACATGCTCCCGGTCGCCTCCGACCGGCGCGCCGACTGGCCGTCCCACCCGCACGCCGCCCGCGACTCCCTGCACGAGCACGACATGTGGGTCGCCGAGGGCCTCACCCACCGTTACCCGACCAAGGTGCTCGCCGAGCTGCTCTCCACCTGCCCGCAGTATTGCGGGCACTGCACCCGGATGGACCTGGTCGGCAACAGCACCCCCACGGTCGCCAAACTCAAACTGCTGCAGAAGCCGGCCGACCGCTACGAGGCGCACCTGGCCTACCTCAAGACCCACCCGGGTGTACGAGATGTGGTCGTCTCCGGAGGTGACGTCGCGAACGTCCCGTGGAAACAACTCGAGCAGTACCTGATGGGCCTGCTGTCGGTGCCGACCGTCCGCGACATCCGGCTCGCCACCAAGGCCCTGGCCGGGCTCCCCCAGCACTGGCTGCAGGACGACGTGGTCGAGGGCATGCACCGGGTCGCCGTCACCGCCGAACGGCGCGGCGTCAACCTGGCCGTGCACACCCACGTCAACCACGTGAACTCGCTGACGCCCACGGTGGCCCGCGCGGTTCGTACCCTCCTGGAAGTGGGGGTCCGCGACGTCCGCAACCAGGGCGTCCTGATGCGCGGCGTCAACGCCGGGGTCACCGAACTGCTCGATCTGTGCTTCGCGCTGCAGGGTGAGGCCGGCATCCTGCCCTACTACTTCTACATGTGCGACATGATCCCCAACGCGGAGCACTGGCGGGTCCCGGTCTGGCAGGCCCAGCAGCTGCAGCACGACATGATGGGCTACCTACCCGGGTACGCGACGCCCCGCATCGTCTGTGACGTGCCGTTCGTCGGCAAACGATGGGTCCACATGATCGCCGACTACGACCGTGAGCACGGCATCTCGTACTGGACCAAGAACTACCGCACCTCCATCGAGGCCGACGACAGCGACGCCCTCGGTAAGCAGTTCGCCTACTACGACCCGATCGACTCCCTCCCGGAGTCCGGCCAGGCGTGGTGGCGCAAGCAGCAGCAATGA
- a CDS encoding amidohydrolase has protein sequence MTKTPSVRYLNGRFYSAADPRATAMVTGGATITWLGDGADAPAADVTVDLGGALVTPAFVDAHLHATDTGLAFDGLDLSPVRSPGELLERVAEFAATRPADAVVHGHGWDESTWADQTPPSAELLDRAAGGRRVYLSQASVHSALASSALLPVARGVHGHDESGWVREAAHHAVREIALGSLTPAQRESAQRTALSRAAALGIAAVHECGGPGTSSEEDFTSVLALSGRGLPRVFGYWGELGGIERARDLGAHGAAGDLYADGALGSRTASVRSPYLDGDHGCGEAFVTAQQAADHLLDCVRAGFQGGFHAIGDAAIATVLDGFALAAKTVGVDRLREGHHRIEHVELIDKTMIARMVEFGVIASVQPVFDALWGGTDRMYAQRLGVDRALASNPIGAMHATGVALAFGSDSPVTALDPWAMVVAAAAPRNPRFRMSVRSAFAASSAGGWRAAGVEGAGTLKPGAAATFAVWETPGGVSGGLPVLLPDVDDVLPERPVCVRTVLDGGTIFQR, from the coding sequence ATGACGAAGACTCCCTCGGTCCGCTACCTGAACGGACGCTTCTACTCGGCCGCGGACCCGCGCGCCACGGCGATGGTCACCGGCGGTGCCACGATCACGTGGCTCGGTGACGGCGCCGACGCCCCGGCCGCCGACGTCACCGTCGATCTGGGCGGTGCGCTGGTGACCCCGGCGTTCGTGGACGCGCACCTGCACGCCACCGACACCGGGCTGGCGTTCGACGGGCTGGACCTGTCGCCGGTGCGGTCGCCGGGGGAGCTGCTGGAGCGGGTGGCCGAGTTCGCGGCGACCCGGCCGGCCGACGCGGTGGTGCACGGGCACGGCTGGGACGAGTCGACGTGGGCGGATCAGACGCCACCGTCCGCGGAGCTGCTGGACCGGGCGGCGGGCGGCCGGCGGGTCTATCTGTCGCAGGCGTCGGTGCATTCGGCGCTGGCCTCGTCGGCGCTGCTGCCGGTCGCGCGCGGGGTGCACGGCCACGACGAGTCCGGGTGGGTGCGGGAGGCGGCACATCATGCCGTACGGGAGATCGCGCTCGGGTCCCTGACCCCCGCGCAGCGGGAGTCGGCGCAGCGGACGGCTCTGTCGCGGGCGGCGGCGCTGGGGATCGCGGCGGTGCACGAGTGCGGTGGGCCGGGCACGTCCAGTGAGGAGGACTTCACGTCGGTGCTGGCGTTGTCCGGGCGAGGGTTGCCGCGGGTGTTCGGGTACTGGGGTGAGCTGGGCGGGATCGAACGGGCCCGGGACCTGGGGGCGCACGGGGCGGCCGGGGATCTGTACGCGGACGGGGCGCTGGGTTCGCGGACGGCGTCGGTCCGCTCGCCCTATCTGGACGGTGACCACGGTTGCGGTGAGGCGTTCGTGACCGCCCAGCAGGCCGCAGATCATCTGCTGGACTGTGTACGGGCCGGGTTCCAGGGTGGTTTCCACGCGATCGGGGACGCCGCGATCGCGACGGTTCTGGACGGGTTCGCGCTGGCCGCCAAGACGGTCGGGGTGGACCGGTTGCGGGAGGGGCACCACCGGATCGAGCACGTCGAGCTGATCGACAAGACGATGATCGCGCGGATGGTGGAGTTCGGGGTGATCGCCTCGGTGCAGCCGGTGTTCGACGCGCTGTGGGGCGGGACGGACCGGATGTACGCGCAGCGCCTCGGGGTGGACCGGGCGCTGGCCAGCAATCCGATCGGGGCGATGCACGCGACCGGGGTGGCGCTGGCGTTCGGTTCGGATTCGCCGGTGACCGCGCTGGATCCGTGGGCGATGGTGGTGGCGGCGGCGGCCCCGCGCAATCCCCGGTTCCGGATGAGTGTGCGGTCGGCGTTCGCGGCGAGCAGTGCCGGTGGCTGGCGAGCGGCCGGAGTGGAGGGTGCGGGCACGCTGAAGCCGGGTGCGGCGGCGACGTTCGCGGTGTGGGAGACGCCGGGCGGGGTGTCCGGCGGGTTGCCGGTGCTGCTGCCGGACGTCGACGACGTGCTGCCGGAGCGGCCGGTGTGTGTGCGTACCGTGCTGGACGGCGGCACGATCTTCCAGAGGTGA
- the lnt gene encoding apolipoprotein N-acyltransferase: MTLPPSALAEPGPSPAGGPRRPLRLPVAAALAVAAGAALLLALPPFDLWWLSPAGVALLSAAVHRRRLRAGFGLGMLAGLVLFVPLLQWTTIGAGWLPWIILSVLQAAYLGLAGLAGAWVSPLVDRWRVLWPLLAGLIWTSQEFLRGRTPFGGFPWGRIAFSQGDSPTLRLAAYGGAPLVTFAVTVAGGALVALFWRRSGMLAAAGFAAVVAVLLGAPAALPLTATGGPATTVAIVQGNVPRLGLEFNAQRRAVLDNHVTATVQLAADVAAGRQKQPSLVVWPENSSDIDPLRNSDAAQQIQYAADTVKAPILVGTLQRTDTPGDNYNVGILWNPGTGPDLAQQYAKRHPVPFAEYMPLRSIAGLVSDRANLVSNMLPGDHPGVIATGAVVVGDVICFEVAYDGLVKDVIDGGAQILAVQTNNATFNEAEALQQLSMVQLRAVEHGREGLMVSTVGVSAFVDAEGTVHGSTGFNTAAVVVRDMNLDGPRTLATRLGNRPEMVLVLATVGALIGALPLRRRRDVIDGDSVKVSEEQ; this comes from the coding sequence ATGACTCTGCCCCCGTCGGCGCTGGCCGAACCGGGTCCGTCCCCGGCCGGCGGGCCGCGCCGTCCTCTCCGGTTGCCGGTGGCCGCGGCTCTCGCCGTCGCCGCGGGTGCCGCTCTGCTGCTGGCGCTGCCGCCGTTCGACCTGTGGTGGCTCTCCCCGGCCGGAGTGGCCCTGTTGTCGGCCGCGGTGCACCGGCGACGGTTGCGGGCCGGGTTCGGGCTCGGCATGCTCGCAGGGCTGGTGCTGTTCGTGCCGCTGCTGCAGTGGACGACGATCGGTGCCGGGTGGCTGCCGTGGATCATCCTGTCGGTGCTCCAGGCGGCCTACCTCGGGCTGGCCGGGCTGGCCGGGGCGTGGGTCTCGCCGTTGGTGGACCGGTGGCGGGTGTTGTGGCCGCTGCTGGCCGGGCTGATCTGGACCAGCCAGGAGTTCCTGCGGGGCCGGACCCCGTTCGGGGGATTCCCGTGGGGGCGCATCGCGTTCAGTCAAGGCGATTCACCCACACTGCGACTTGCCGCGTACGGGGGAGCACCCCTCGTCACGTTCGCCGTCACGGTGGCCGGAGGCGCCCTGGTGGCGCTGTTCTGGCGCCGGTCGGGGATGCTGGCCGCAGCCGGGTTCGCCGCCGTGGTGGCGGTGCTGCTGGGTGCCCCGGCGGCGCTGCCGCTGACCGCGACCGGTGGGCCGGCCACGACGGTCGCGATCGTGCAGGGCAACGTGCCCCGGCTGGGGCTGGAGTTCAACGCCCAGCGGCGGGCCGTGCTCGACAACCACGTGACGGCCACCGTCCAGTTGGCCGCCGATGTGGCCGCCGGGCGGCAGAAGCAGCCGTCGCTGGTGGTGTGGCCGGAGAACTCCAGCGACATCGACCCGTTGCGCAACAGTGACGCCGCGCAGCAGATCCAGTACGCCGCGGACACCGTCAAGGCGCCGATCCTGGTCGGTACCCTGCAGCGCACCGACACCCCTGGCGACAACTACAACGTCGGCATCCTGTGGAACCCCGGCACCGGCCCCGACCTGGCCCAGCAGTACGCGAAGCGGCATCCGGTGCCGTTCGCCGAGTACATGCCGCTGCGGTCGATCGCGGGTCTGGTCAGCGACCGGGCGAACCTGGTCAGCAACATGCTGCCGGGTGACCATCCGGGTGTCATCGCCACCGGTGCGGTGGTCGTCGGGGACGTGATCTGCTTCGAGGTCGCCTACGACGGTCTCGTCAAGGACGTCATCGACGGCGGTGCGCAGATCCTCGCGGTGCAGACCAACAACGCCACGTTCAACGAGGCCGAAGCGTTGCAGCAGCTGTCGATGGTGCAGCTCAGGGCGGTGGAGCACGGTCGTGAGGGGCTGATGGTGTCGACCGTCGGCGTGTCCGCTTTCGTCGATGCTGAGGGCACCGTGCATGGTTCGACCGGTTTTAACACGGCTGCGGTGGTGGTGCGTGACATGAATCTGGACGGACCGCGTACGCTGGCGACCCGTTTGGGTAATCGGCCCGAGATGGTGCTCGTGCTTGCTACGGTCGGCGCCCTCATCGGTGCGCTCCCCCTGCGCCGCCGGCGGGACGTAATCGACGGGGACAGTGTGAAGGTTTCGGAGGAACAGTGA
- a CDS encoding polyprenol monophosphomannose synthase: MSEAEGYPGVGRVLVIIPTYNESDNIRLITERTRTSVPSVDILIADDNSPDGTGAIADELAEADDHVFVLHRAGKEGLGAAYKAGFQWAKDKGYDVVVEMDADGSHAPEELTRLLDALTGHDAVIGTRYIPGGTVHNWPMRRLLLSRGGNLYIRMALGMPFKDATAGYRAYRIGVLDKIDVATIASTGYSFQVEMTWRAYKQGFRIIEVPITFTEREIGVSKMSGNIFKEQLLRVTLWGVQHRKDSLLGLLNRKPRQGNTWP; encoded by the coding sequence GTGAGCGAGGCGGAAGGTTACCCGGGAGTGGGGCGGGTCCTCGTGATCATTCCCACCTACAACGAGTCGGACAACATCCGGTTGATCACCGAGCGGACCCGGACATCGGTCCCGTCGGTGGACATCCTGATCGCCGACGACAACTCCCCGGACGGCACCGGAGCCATCGCCGACGAACTCGCCGAGGCCGACGATCACGTCTTCGTCCTGCACCGGGCCGGCAAGGAGGGCCTCGGAGCCGCCTACAAGGCCGGTTTCCAGTGGGCCAAGGACAAGGGCTACGACGTCGTCGTCGAGATGGACGCGGACGGCTCGCACGCGCCGGAGGAGCTGACCCGGCTGCTGGACGCGCTCACCGGCCACGACGCGGTGATCGGGACCCGCTACATCCCCGGCGGTACGGTGCACAACTGGCCGATGCGACGGCTGCTGCTGTCACGCGGCGGCAACCTGTACATCCGGATGGCGCTCGGGATGCCGTTCAAGGACGCGACCGCCGGATACCGGGCATACCGGATCGGTGTTCTCGACAAGATCGATGTCGCGACGATCGCGTCAACCGGCTATTCGTTCCAGGTCGAGATGACCTGGCGGGCGTACAAGCAGGGTTTCCGGATCATCGAGGTGCCGATCACGTTCACCGAACGCGAAATCGGCGTCTCCAAGATGAGCGGCAACATCTTCAAGGAACAACTGCTCAGGGTCACCCTGTGGGGCGTGCAGCACCGCAAGGACAGCCTGCTGGGGCTGCTCAACCGCAAGCCGCGACAGGGCAACACCTGGCCGTGA
- a CDS encoding FxsA family protein → MRRSRLAYLPFVFPLLAFAEFLTFVSVAHAIGFGWAILVLAVSSLAGLALLRREGIRGWRAFQEASRAGRPPGAGVSNSLIGLFGALLLAIPGFVTGVAGLLLLVPPGRTLARRGVERLAERRLGGAATSDLFGPRKVRVHQSGPVTVVVDDAPPPPRPAAGAIEGEIVR, encoded by the coding sequence ATGCGCCGAAGCAGACTGGCCTATCTTCCGTTCGTCTTCCCGCTGCTGGCGTTCGCGGAGTTCCTGACTTTCGTGTCGGTGGCGCACGCCATCGGCTTCGGCTGGGCCATCCTGGTCCTGGCCGTCTCCAGCCTTGCCGGGCTCGCTCTGCTGCGCCGGGAGGGCATCCGCGGCTGGCGGGCCTTCCAGGAGGCCAGCCGGGCCGGCCGCCCGCCCGGTGCCGGCGTCAGCAACTCGCTGATCGGTCTGTTCGGTGCGCTGTTACTGGCCATCCCCGGTTTCGTCACCGGTGTGGCGGGTCTGCTGCTGCTCGTGCCGCCGGGCCGCACTCTGGCCCGTCGTGGCGTCGAGCGTCTCGCTGAGCGCCGTCTCGGCGGTGCCGCCACCAGCGACCTGTTCGGCCCCCGCAAGGTGCGGGTGCACCAGTCCGGCCCGGTGACCGTCGTCGTCGACGACGCTCCACCGCCGCCCCGCCCGGCGGCCGGCGCCATCGAGGGCGAGATCGTCCGCTGA
- a CDS encoding RNA polymerase-binding protein RbpA has translation MGERMLRGSRLGAVSYESDRNTELAPRQTREFLCAKGHQFEVPFAVDAEVPTTWECKFDGSVARLVDGSEPEQKKAKPPRTHWDMLLERRSIAELEDILNERLQEVRTRRGR, from the coding sequence ATGGGCGAACGCATGCTGCGTGGCAGCCGTCTTGGCGCAGTCAGCTACGAGTCCGACCGTAACACCGAGCTGGCGCCCCGGCAGACCCGCGAGTTCCTGTGCGCGAAGGGTCACCAGTTCGAGGTGCCGTTCGCCGTCGACGCCGAGGTGCCCACCACCTGGGAGTGCAAGTTCGACGGCAGCGTCGCCCGACTGGTCGATGGCAGCGAGCCGGAGCAGAAGAAGGCGAAGCCGCCGCGCACCCACTGGGACATGCTGCTCGAGCGGCGTTCGATCGCCGAACTCGAGGACATTCTCAACGAGCGGCTGCAGGAGGTCCGCACCCGCCGAGGCCGCTGA
- a CDS encoding coiled-coil domain-containing protein, producing MTVQENDTENRPCAHCGRPVPQRASAGRPFRYCRDNDGECQRASRNVRMRHRSSPGLAGQVARTWEAVDRLDQLVGSLSEALHSEMSPAGVERQVAEVRAETSGQVAAAHAERDDARRDADQAAKAASAAQQLASAATAERDEAQLQAQDAQRNAEESGRRAQEASVARDEAVRAATTAVALRERAEAERDAAGRERDTARKELLDVRGQRDASDRDLKTALQDAKDFRSATEQAQRQAREELTAARAESERLSEEALRDRKRAETADRERDEAAGQVRRVLAEVKSAQESLSAVSAERDGLRRTAEDLERAVERAAREQSDLERRLSSARADADAAQQRVAQLTSQVSDLAAALANLGKARPAAPAQPAASENS from the coding sequence ATGACTGTGCAGGAGAACGACACCGAGAACCGTCCCTGCGCCCATTGTGGGCGCCCCGTGCCTCAGCGGGCCTCCGCCGGGCGGCCGTTCCGCTACTGCCGTGACAACGACGGTGAATGCCAGCGGGCGTCGCGCAACGTGCGGATGCGACACCGTTCGTCGCCGGGACTGGCCGGGCAGGTGGCGCGGACCTGGGAGGCCGTCGACCGGCTCGATCAGCTGGTCGGGTCGTTGAGCGAGGCCCTGCATTCGGAGATGTCCCCGGCCGGAGTGGAACGGCAGGTCGCCGAAGTCCGGGCGGAGACCTCCGGCCAGGTGGCGGCCGCGCACGCGGAACGTGACGACGCCCGCCGGGATGCCGACCAGGCCGCGAAGGCGGCGTCGGCGGCGCAGCAGCTCGCGTCGGCGGCCACCGCCGAACGCGACGAGGCACAACTTCAGGCGCAGGACGCGCAGCGCAACGCCGAGGAGTCCGGGCGACGGGCGCAGGAGGCGTCGGTGGCCCGCGACGAGGCGGTCCGGGCCGCCACCACGGCCGTCGCGCTGCGCGAGCGGGCCGAGGCCGAACGGGACGCCGCCGGGCGGGAGCGGGACACAGCCCGCAAGGAGCTTCTTGACGTACGGGGTCAGCGGGACGCCTCGGACCGGGACCTGAAGACGGCTCTGCAGGACGCGAAGGACTTCCGGAGCGCGACCGAGCAGGCCCAGCGTCAGGCCCGCGAGGAGCTGACGGCGGCTCGCGCGGAGTCGGAGCGCCTGTCGGAGGAGGCGCTCCGGGACCGGAAACGGGCGGAGACGGCCGACCGGGAGCGTGACGAGGCGGCCGGCCAGGTGCGCCGGGTGCTGGCCGAGGTGAAGTCCGCGCAGGAGTCGCTGTCGGCGGTGTCGGCGGAACGCGACGGTCTGCGCCGGACCGCCGAGGATCTGGAACGTGCGGTGGAGCGCGCCGCCCGGGAGCAGTCCGATCTGGAGCGCCGCCTGTCGTCGGCCCGGGCCGACGCCGACGCCGCGCAGCAACGGGTCGCCCAGTTGACCTCACAGGTCAGCGACTTGGCGGCGGCCCTGGCCAACCTGGGCAAGGCCCGCCCGGCCGCCCCGGCCCAGCCCGCCGCCTCCGAGAACAGCTGA